The following proteins come from a genomic window of Ammospiza nelsoni isolate bAmmNel1 chromosome 6, bAmmNel1.pri, whole genome shotgun sequence:
- the CHKA gene encoding choline kinase alpha isoform X1 has product MKTKFCNGDADPSPLGLLLDRGSAATGQPPSPLAHPDPEGKDPTVASRGVGVATPPPALPPPLEEESPPLDPRTRRRAYLWCKEFLPGAWRGLREEQLRISPIRGGLSNMLFQCSLPDTIEAVADEPRTVLLRLYGAILQMRSCNKGESVQSQKENDLQGAEAMVLESVMFAILAERALGPKLYGIFPQGRLEEFIPSRKLSTEELSIPDISAEIAEKMARFHGMKMPFNKEPKWLFGTMEKYLNQVMRIKFTRESQTRKLNKLLSYNLPQEMQNLRAMLEATSSPVVFCHNDCQEGNILLLEGRESSENQKLMLIDFEYSSYNYRGFDIGNHFCEWMYDYSYEKYPFFKASVLKYPSKKQQLHFLSSYLSAFHDGFENLSNEEKSELEEVVLVEVNRFALASHFFWGLWSIIQAKISSIEFGYLEYALSRFDAYFDQKRKLKV; this is encoded by the exons ATGAAAACCAAGTTCTGTAACGGCGACGCCGACCCGTCCCCGCTCGGGCTCCTCCTTGACCGCGGGTCCGCCGCGACCGGGCAGCCGCCCTCGCCGCTGGCTCACCCCGACCCCGAGGGAAAGGACCCCACCGTGGCGAGTAGAGGCGTTGGTGTCGCGACCCCGCCCCCAGCGCTGCCTCCGCCGCTCGAGGAGGAGTCGCCGCCGCTCGACCCCCGGACACGGCGCCGGGCGTATCTGTGGTGCAAGGAGTTCCTGCCGGGGGCCTggcgggggctgcgggaggaGCAGCTGCGCATCAGCCCCATCAG agGGGGCCTCAGCAACATGCTGTTTCAGTGCTCGCTACCCGACACCATTGAGGCAGTTGCAGATGAGCCACGGACGGTTCTCCTGCGTTTGTACGGTGCAATCCTGCAGATG AGGTCCTGTAATAAGGGGGAGTCTGTACAGTCTCAGAAGGAAAATGACTTGCAA GGAGCAGAAGCCATGGTTCTAGAAAGTGTTATGTTTGCCATTCTTGCAGAGAGAGCGCTCGGCCCAAAGCTCTATGGAATCTTCCCACAAGGGCGACTGGAGGAATTCATTCCC AGCAGGAAACTGAGCACTGAGGAACTAAGCATACCTGACATATCTGCTGAAATAGCTGAGAAGATGGCCAGATTTCATGGCATGAAAATGCCATTTAATAAGGAACCTAAGTGGCTTTTTGGAACAATGGAAAA GTATCTAAATCAAGTGATGAGAATTAAATTCACCAGAGAATCCCAAACCAGAAAACTGAACAAACTTCTCAGTTACAATCTCCCCCAGGAAATGCAAAATCTAAG AGCTATGCTTGAAGCTACTTCTTCACCAGTTGTATTTTGCCACAATGATTGTCAGGAGG GTAATATCTtacttctggaaggcagagagaGTTCAGAAAACCAGAAGCTGATGCTCATTGACTTTGAATACAGCAGCTATAATTACCG aggaTTTGACATTGGAAATCACTTCTGTGAATGGATGTATGATTATTCATATGAGAAGTACCCATTCTTCAAAGCCAGTGTTCTTAAATATCCTTCGAAGAAACAGCAG CTTCATTTCCTCTCCAGTTACCTGTCTGCATTCCATGATGGCTTTGAAAATCTGAGCAATGAAGAGAAGTCTGAACTAGAAGAAGTAGTGTTGGTAGAAGTTAACAG GTTTGCCCTTGCATCACACTTCTTCTGGGGTCTGTGGTCTATTATACAAGCAAAGATCTCATCCATTGAGTTTGGGTACCTG GAATATGCGTTATCCAGATTTGATGCCTACTTTGATCAGAAGAGGAAGCTGAAGGTGTGA
- the CHKA gene encoding choline kinase alpha isoform X2: protein MKTKFCNGDADPSPLGLLLDRGSAATGQPPSPLAHPDPEGKDPTVASRGVGVATPPPALPPPLEEESPPLDPRTRRRAYLWCKEFLPGAWRGLREEQLRISPIRGGLSNMLFQCSLPDTIEAVADEPRTVLLRLYGAILQMGAEAMVLESVMFAILAERALGPKLYGIFPQGRLEEFIPSRKLSTEELSIPDISAEIAEKMARFHGMKMPFNKEPKWLFGTMEKYLNQVMRIKFTRESQTRKLNKLLSYNLPQEMQNLRAMLEATSSPVVFCHNDCQEGNILLLEGRESSENQKLMLIDFEYSSYNYRGFDIGNHFCEWMYDYSYEKYPFFKASVLKYPSKKQQLHFLSSYLSAFHDGFENLSNEEKSELEEVVLVEVNRFALASHFFWGLWSIIQAKISSIEFGYLEYALSRFDAYFDQKRKLKV, encoded by the exons ATGAAAACCAAGTTCTGTAACGGCGACGCCGACCCGTCCCCGCTCGGGCTCCTCCTTGACCGCGGGTCCGCCGCGACCGGGCAGCCGCCCTCGCCGCTGGCTCACCCCGACCCCGAGGGAAAGGACCCCACCGTGGCGAGTAGAGGCGTTGGTGTCGCGACCCCGCCCCCAGCGCTGCCTCCGCCGCTCGAGGAGGAGTCGCCGCCGCTCGACCCCCGGACACGGCGCCGGGCGTATCTGTGGTGCAAGGAGTTCCTGCCGGGGGCCTggcgggggctgcgggaggaGCAGCTGCGCATCAGCCCCATCAG agGGGGCCTCAGCAACATGCTGTTTCAGTGCTCGCTACCCGACACCATTGAGGCAGTTGCAGATGAGCCACGGACGGTTCTCCTGCGTTTGTACGGTGCAATCCTGCAGATG GGAGCAGAAGCCATGGTTCTAGAAAGTGTTATGTTTGCCATTCTTGCAGAGAGAGCGCTCGGCCCAAAGCTCTATGGAATCTTCCCACAAGGGCGACTGGAGGAATTCATTCCC AGCAGGAAACTGAGCACTGAGGAACTAAGCATACCTGACATATCTGCTGAAATAGCTGAGAAGATGGCCAGATTTCATGGCATGAAAATGCCATTTAATAAGGAACCTAAGTGGCTTTTTGGAACAATGGAAAA GTATCTAAATCAAGTGATGAGAATTAAATTCACCAGAGAATCCCAAACCAGAAAACTGAACAAACTTCTCAGTTACAATCTCCCCCAGGAAATGCAAAATCTAAG AGCTATGCTTGAAGCTACTTCTTCACCAGTTGTATTTTGCCACAATGATTGTCAGGAGG GTAATATCTtacttctggaaggcagagagaGTTCAGAAAACCAGAAGCTGATGCTCATTGACTTTGAATACAGCAGCTATAATTACCG aggaTTTGACATTGGAAATCACTTCTGTGAATGGATGTATGATTATTCATATGAGAAGTACCCATTCTTCAAAGCCAGTGTTCTTAAATATCCTTCGAAGAAACAGCAG CTTCATTTCCTCTCCAGTTACCTGTCTGCATTCCATGATGGCTTTGAAAATCTGAGCAATGAAGAGAAGTCTGAACTAGAAGAAGTAGTGTTGGTAGAAGTTAACAG GTTTGCCCTTGCATCACACTTCTTCTGGGGTCTGTGGTCTATTATACAAGCAAAGATCTCATCCATTGAGTTTGGGTACCTG GAATATGCGTTATCCAGATTTGATGCCTACTTTGATCAGAAGAGGAAGCTGAAGGTGTGA